A genomic segment from Janthinobacterium sp. 64 encodes:
- a CDS encoding Hpt domain-containing protein → MLKPHATCDDDAAVAASDMVRILDVENGLGRIMGDRILYLKILRRFLHDHGTTPCQIRAEFDTGNYASARLKAHTLKGAAGMIGARHVHGLATTLESALRAQAPDLAQQMLQLELAQDQLLGAVSSMLGTPETTHTAAQDVAPDPAAPAIQLLLARLASHLREGDGAAIDILENSASLLAASLGVHVYQEVAAAAHEFDFDGALAALLRRR, encoded by the coding sequence ATGCTGAAACCACACGCCACTTGCGATGATGATGCCGCCGTTGCGGCATCCGACATGGTCCGTATTCTCGACGTCGAGAACGGACTGGGCCGCATTATGGGCGACCGCATCCTGTACCTGAAGATCTTGCGCCGCTTCCTGCACGACCATGGCACCACGCCGTGCCAGATCCGCGCCGAATTCGACACGGGCAACTATGCTTCCGCGCGCCTGAAAGCGCATACCCTGAAAGGCGCCGCCGGCATGATCGGTGCGCGCCACGTGCACGGCCTGGCGACAACCCTGGAGTCGGCACTGCGCGCGCAGGCGCCCGACCTGGCGCAGCAAATGCTGCAGCTGGAACTGGCGCAGGATCAATTGCTGGGCGCCGTCAGCAGCATGCTGGGCACGCCGGAGACCACCCACACGGCGGCGCAGGACGTGGCACCCGACCCGGCCGCGCCGGCCATCCAGCTGCTGCTGGCGCGCCTGGCCAGCCATCTGCGCGAAGGCGACGGCGCGGCCATCGACATCCTGGAAAACTCGGCCAGCCTGCTGGCCGCCAGCCTGGGCGTGCACGTCTACCAGGAAGTGGCGGCCGCTGCGCACGAATTCGATTTCGATGGCGCGCTGGCGGCGCTGCTGCGGCGGCGCTAG
- a CDS encoding CAP domain-containing protein, translating into MIVSSLRWKRWIPALLSAALLSACGGGGSDSSNVAQNTSTPAGQLAQEAGAPAVSNNIATDGFNWFNYRRSQIGLAPLVRNQLIDNAALGHSNYLNSNNVVVHNQVKGKPGFTGETLYDRLSASNYGVTSVWGEVIAGVATNSGFYMAENLITAVYHRFLVFEPIFKEGGAGAAVNNSGYAYFTTDLAGNSRYGPGLPAGQIVSYPFNGQVKVATSFSSDEEEPDPVPNQNVVGYPISVHANFDATLSVTAFTVRQHGASADLAVRLLSKQTDAINTSRSVAAIIPLAPLLAATTYDVSFIGKVNGADVARSWSFSTR; encoded by the coding sequence TTGATTGTCTCGTCACTGCGTTGGAAACGCTGGATACCCGCCCTGCTGAGCGCAGCCCTGTTGAGCGCCTGTGGCGGAGGCGGCAGCGACAGCAGCAATGTTGCGCAAAACACTTCGACCCCGGCCGGGCAGCTGGCACAGGAAGCGGGCGCTCCCGCCGTCAGCAACAATATTGCCACCGATGGTTTCAACTGGTTCAACTACCGGCGCAGCCAGATCGGCCTGGCGCCACTGGTGCGCAATCAGCTGATCGACAACGCGGCGCTCGGCCACTCCAACTATCTGAACAGCAATAATGTGGTGGTGCACAATCAAGTTAAAGGCAAACCCGGCTTTACCGGAGAAACACTGTATGACCGCCTGAGCGCGTCAAACTATGGCGTCACGTCCGTCTGGGGCGAAGTCATCGCGGGCGTGGCGACCAACTCCGGTTTCTACATGGCGGAAAACCTGATCACGGCCGTGTATCACCGCTTCCTCGTCTTTGAACCGATCTTCAAGGAAGGCGGCGCCGGGGCGGCCGTCAACAACAGCGGCTACGCCTATTTCACCACCGACCTGGCCGGCAATAGCCGCTACGGCCCCGGTTTGCCGGCCGGACAGATCGTCAGCTACCCGTTCAACGGACAGGTCAAGGTCGCCACCAGCTTTTCCAGCGATGAGGAAGAGCCCGATCCCGTGCCGAACCAGAACGTGGTCGGCTACCCGATCAGTGTCCATGCGAATTTCGACGCCACCCTCAGCGTGACGGCATTCACCGTGCGCCAGCACGGCGCCAGCGCGGATCTGGCGGTACGCCTGCTCAGCAAGCAGACCGATGCCATCAATACATCGCGCTCGGTGGCCGCCATCATCCCGCTGGCCCCGCTGCTGGCGGCCACGACCTATGACGTGAGTTTCATCGGCAAAGTCAATGGCGCGGACGTCGCGCGCAGCTGGTCATTCAGCACGCGCTAG
- the rpmH gene encoding 50S ribosomal protein L34 has translation MKRTYQPSVVRRKRTHGFRARMATRGGRDVLNARRAKGRKRLAV, from the coding sequence ATGAAACGTACTTACCAACCTTCCGTCGTTCGCCGCAAGCGTACGCACGGCTTCCGCGCTCGTATGGCTACCCGTGGTGGCCGTGATGTGCTCAACGCACGTCGCGCAAAGGGCCGCAAACGTCTGGCCGTCTAG
- the mnmE gene encoding tRNA uridine-5-carboxymethylaminomethyl(34) synthesis GTPase MnmE, whose translation MKLDSSPIAAIATAPGRGGIGVVRASGKNLAPLMTALFGAQQLKPRHATYLPFTEADGSIIDQGIAIHFKGPQSYTGEDVLELQGHGGPIVLQLLLARVLEAGKDNGLRLAEPGEFTRRAFLNDKLDLAQAEAVADLIDASTEAAAKSASQSLSGAFSNTIHALVEQVTGLRMLVEATLDFPEEEIDFLEKSNARGQLKAVIEALNKVFAQAAQGALLREGLNVVLAGQPNVGKSSLLNALAGADVAIVTPIAGTTRDKVSETIQIEGIPLNIIDTAGIRSAGDTIDVVERIGIERTWGEIGKADVILHLLDADHGPTLADESIVAAFPEGVPVVRVWNKIDLSGHKPGVDSLPDATHVYLSAHEHIGIDLLRAELLRIAGWQQTGESLYLARERHLIALKSAGKHLDIAAAHAAQDDQSLDLFAEELRLAQVQLSSITGEFSPDDLLGVIFSRFCIGK comes from the coding sequence ATGAAACTCGACTCTTCCCCTATCGCCGCCATCGCCACCGCACCCGGACGCGGCGGCATCGGCGTGGTACGCGCCTCCGGCAAAAACCTCGCTCCGCTGATGACGGCCCTGTTCGGCGCGCAGCAACTCAAACCGCGCCACGCCACCTATCTGCCGTTCACGGAAGCCGACGGCAGCATCATCGACCAGGGCATCGCCATCCACTTCAAGGGCCCGCAGTCGTACACGGGCGAAGACGTGCTGGAATTGCAGGGCCACGGCGGCCCCATCGTGTTGCAACTGCTGCTGGCGCGCGTGCTCGAAGCGGGCAAGGACAACGGCTTGCGCCTGGCCGAGCCGGGCGAATTCACGCGCCGCGCTTTTCTCAATGACAAGCTCGATCTGGCGCAAGCCGAAGCCGTGGCCGACCTGATCGACGCGTCCACGGAAGCGGCCGCCAAGTCCGCTTCGCAATCGCTGTCGGGCGCGTTCTCGAACACCATCCACGCGCTGGTGGAGCAGGTGACGGGCTTACGCATGCTGGTCGAGGCGACGCTGGACTTCCCGGAAGAAGAAATCGATTTCCTGGAAAAATCGAATGCGCGCGGCCAGTTGAAAGCCGTCATCGAAGCGCTCAATAAAGTGTTTGCGCAGGCGGCGCAGGGCGCGCTGCTGCGCGAAGGCTTGAATGTCGTGCTGGCGGGCCAGCCGAACGTGGGCAAATCGTCGCTGCTGAACGCGCTGGCCGGCGCCGACGTGGCGATCGTCACGCCGATCGCTGGCACCACGCGCGACAAGGTCAGCGAAACCATCCAGATCGAAGGCATTCCACTCAACATCATCGATACGGCCGGCATCCGCAGCGCGGGCGACACCATCGATGTCGTCGAGCGCATCGGCATCGAACGCACCTGGGGCGAAATCGGCAAGGCCGACGTGATTTTGCACCTGCTCGACGCCGACCATGGTCCCACGCTGGCCGATGAAAGCATCGTCGCCGCCTTCCCCGAAGGCGTGCCCGTGGTGCGCGTGTGGAACAAGATTGACCTGTCCGGCCACAAGCCCGGCGTGGACAGCTTGCCGGACGCCACGCACGTGTATCTGTCGGCGCACGAGCACATCGGCATCGACTTGCTGCGCGCCGAGCTGTTGCGCATCGCGGGCTGGCAGCAGACGGGCGAATCGCTGTACCTGGCGCGCGAACGCCATTTGATTGCCTTGAAATCGGCCGGCAAGCACCTCGACATCGCCGCCGCGCACGCGGCGCAGGATGACCAGTCGCTGGACCTGTTCGCCGAAGAGCTGCGCCTGGCGCAGGTGCAGCTGTCGAGCATCACGGGCGAGTTTTCGCCTGACGATCTGCTGGGCGTGATCTTCAGCCGTTTCTGTATCGGCAAATAA
- the yidD gene encoding membrane protein insertion efficiency factor YidD codes for MKTLLLFLLRAYQLLISPMLGQNCRFYPSCSHYAMEALRVHGTAKGSLLAAKRLCRCHPWNEGGVDPVPPADAKQSSTTACGCNHS; via the coding sequence ATGAAAACCCTGCTGCTGTTCCTGCTGCGCGCTTATCAGTTGCTGATCAGCCCCATGCTGGGACAGAATTGCCGTTTCTATCCGAGTTGTTCGCATTACGCGATGGAAGCGCTGCGCGTGCACGGTACTGCCAAGGGCAGCCTGCTGGCTGCCAAGCGGCTGTGCCGTTGCCACCCCTGGAATGAAGGGGGCGTCGACCCGGTGCCGCCGGCCGACGCTAAACAATCTTCAACGACCGCTTGCGGTTGCAACCACTCCTGA
- the yidC gene encoding membrane protein insertase YidC has product MDINKRTILWIVFSVSLVILWNEWMISNGKPSMFSANTEQTAKAPATPAKTAALAASAAAGVPALPGDAVDPAAFKREVITITTDVIKVDIDTLGGQVKRLELLKFKGAGNPGWFGGCFGLFKWCQPDEGKQNEVLFDEGANHTYLAQSGLVGGPFPTHASAFTVQPGVRTIGDGKQVQLVMEAVEGGVKLTKTFTFKRGDYVIDVRHDVANVGAAPVTPQLYLQLTHDGNKPVGDSFFNSSFTGPTLYTPQDKYQKLTFEKIEKAAMEDEKKGNDNAMKGLHPATANGGWFAISQHFFVSAFVPPENAKRDIFTKKVGPNLYAIGNVLPLPTLAPGATASMDSKLYSGPQIAHLLESVSPGLELVKDYGWLTIIAKPIFWVMEHIHSVLGNWGWTIIAFTILIKLAFFPLSAAGYRSMAKMKLVTPKMQAIRERYKGDPQKMNQATMELYKTEKINPLGGCLPILIQMPVFIALYWVLNASVEIRGAPWIGWITDLAQHDPWCILPVLYAISMYITTKLNPAPADPMQAKMMLFMPLAFSVMFFFFPSGLVLYWVVNNVLSIGQQWVITKKYAPAAK; this is encoded by the coding sequence ATGGATATCAATAAACGTACCATCCTGTGGATCGTGTTTTCCGTCTCGCTGGTAATTCTCTGGAACGAATGGATGATCTCGAACGGCAAGCCGTCGATGTTCTCCGCGAACACGGAACAAACCGCCAAGGCGCCTGCGACCCCTGCCAAGACGGCTGCTCTGGCTGCCTCGGCTGCGGCAGGCGTGCCTGCCCTGCCGGGTGATGCTGTCGATCCCGCCGCGTTCAAGCGCGAAGTGATTACCATCACCACCGACGTCATCAAGGTCGATATCGACACCCTGGGCGGCCAGGTCAAGCGTCTGGAATTGCTGAAGTTCAAGGGCGCAGGCAATCCGGGCTGGTTCGGCGGCTGCTTCGGCCTGTTCAAATGGTGCCAGCCTGACGAAGGCAAGCAAAACGAAGTGCTGTTCGACGAAGGCGCGAACCACACCTACCTGGCGCAATCGGGCCTGGTCGGCGGTCCGTTCCCTACCCATGCGAGCGCTTTCACCGTGCAGCCTGGCGTGCGCACCATCGGTGACGGCAAGCAAGTGCAACTGGTGATGGAAGCGGTCGAAGGCGGCGTCAAGCTGACCAAGACGTTTACGTTCAAGCGCGGCGACTACGTCATCGACGTGCGCCACGACGTGGCCAACGTGGGCGCGGCACCCGTCACGCCACAGCTGTATCTGCAACTGACGCATGACGGCAACAAGCCGGTCGGCGATTCGTTCTTCAACAGCAGCTTCACGGGCCCGACCCTGTACACGCCGCAAGACAAGTACCAGAAGCTGACGTTCGAGAAAATCGAAAAAGCGGCCATGGAAGACGAGAAAAAGGGCAACGACAACGCCATGAAGGGCCTGCATCCGGCCACGGCGAATGGCGGCTGGTTTGCGATTTCGCAACATTTCTTCGTTTCCGCCTTTGTTCCGCCTGAAAACGCCAAGCGCGACATCTTCACCAAGAAGGTCGGCCCGAACCTGTACGCCATCGGCAACGTGCTGCCATTGCCTACCCTGGCGCCAGGCGCCACGGCCAGCATGGACAGCAAGCTGTACTCGGGTCCGCAAATCGCGCACCTGCTGGAATCGGTATCGCCTGGCCTGGAACTGGTCAAGGATTACGGCTGGCTGACCATCATCGCCAAGCCGATCTTCTGGGTCATGGAACACATCCACAGCGTGCTGGGCAACTGGGGCTGGACCATCATCGCCTTCACGATCCTGATCAAGCTGGCGTTCTTCCCCCTGTCGGCCGCCGGCTACCGCAGCATGGCCAAGATGAAACTGGTCACGCCGAAGATGCAAGCGATCCGCGAGCGCTACAAAGGCGATCCGCAAAAGATGAACCAGGCCACGATGGAGCTGTACAAGACGGAAAAGATCAATCCGCTGGGCGGCTGCCTGCCGATCCTGATCCAGATGCCCGTCTTTATCGCGCTGTATTGGGTACTGAACGCGTCCGTGGAAATCCGTGGCGCGCCATGGATCGGCTGGATCACCGACCTGGCCCAGCATGACCCATGGTGCATCCTGCCCGTGCTGTACGCGATCTCGATGTACATCACGACCAAGCTGAACCCGGCCCCGGCCGATCCGATGCAAGCGAAGATGATGCTGTTCATGCCACTGGCATTCTCGGTGATGTTCTTCTTCTTCCCGTCGGGCTTGGTACTCTACTGGGTCGTCAACAACGTCCTGTCGATCGGCCAGCAATGGGTGATCACCAAGAAATACGCGCCTGCCGCCAAGTAA
- the rnpA gene encoding ribonuclease P protein component, whose amino-acid sequence MASCTPVGNQREGSHDFARFRRIVKTDEFSSVFRLRPSQKTAHFVLYTRHNQLPHARLGVVVAKRFAPRAATRNTIKRVTRELFRNSAMPPVDCVVRLSRAVNSKDGPATTSKLKAELREELSRLFAAQIAAQARSVAAPPPSAP is encoded by the coding sequence GTGGCTAGCTGTACTCCAGTCGGCAATCAACGCGAAGGTTCACACGACTTCGCGCGCTTTCGGCGTATCGTTAAAACGGATGAATTTTCATCCGTTTTTCGTTTGCGCCCTTCGCAAAAAACAGCGCATTTTGTGCTGTACACCCGACACAATCAATTGCCGCATGCGCGGCTGGGCGTCGTTGTGGCGAAGCGTTTCGCGCCACGCGCGGCGACCCGCAACACGATCAAGCGCGTCACGCGCGAGCTGTTTCGCAACAGCGCGATGCCGCCGGTCGACTGCGTGGTGCGTTTGTCGCGCGCCGTCAACAGCAAGGATGGCCCGGCCACCACGAGCAAGCTCAAAGCCGAGCTGCGTGAAGAATTGAGCCGCCTGTTCGCGGCGCAAATCGCCGCCCAGGCCCGCTCTGTTGCTGCGCCACCACCATCCGCGCCATGA